The following are from one region of the Sandaracinus amylolyticus genome:
- a CDS encoding SpvB/TcaC N-terminal domain-containing protein, with protein MIGSSRYRVLAVLIATTGLVPPLAHAQEGRALDVEALEVELEDQSLVPEEVRDDVRDELRDRAVVPETEPTEIEPTSLPTGGDRSAVSSSRIALPDGEGSIEGLGESFSASLSSGALSFSLPIALPAGRNGVTPTLALGYSSGGGSGELGYGWGLSVAAIARQSDRGLPRYDDRPRWHPQEDHFVYAGSSELVPVDSDAAARLDGGRIPAELAGWQQYRAQVEGGFMRFFRAPDATRWVVQAPDGTRHDLGLLPSGEGPSEIVQASQHALLRGPSSGAIASWALTRTTDPHGSTIYYEYETHGGNRYLSSVYYVSPASCAGAGSDAVTRRRCAASLSDYGARVRLVYEPRSDVTVSYRNGWRIEAARRLRRVEVTAARIGVGTRSMVRRIHLGYDSRSYHSLLTSVTIEGRPESTHSTYGVQIGNPDVPESALGDAIIGATLPPVRLRYTGDQALVDGFPRLDGTARRGASSPAHGVGDLRSDLFDVNSDGLPDLIVTEPGRFRTSDGQPAVGVYFNGFAGSAARPASAGTFSAPVPVAAPAGLAGVMQLSNPNVVPMDVDGDGRSDLLHMPRARSYGYFAPVRAPGEAASPAQQQWRFAHLPVDLPEGVLDARIDLGRDGDRIRTMDVNADGLIDVVRTSGDAIQTWLNLGFVPGGEGLFGTATHDGADWHLSSDPVESCLPVAGGPISFDDPEVRLADMNGDGLDDLVRLSPGAVVWFANRGWGRFGEGEGDCAPGPSGARYVEMRAPRDLGAELDATYLADVDGDGMSDLARVGTGAIDVWFNRGGRAFSARGSIEGLRWDRDLDRAVRFVDVDGTGTVDVLFARARAWEWVDPMGGVRPRLLREVDGGLGALTTFEYGTTAEDYLRDLAAAESCTGVGCERFLWQGRDDGECDARATSSAGTCVVRSTGSPSVSTVVRSTTSSDRLEVLGATAQVSRLEYAYHDAYYEGVELEMRGFGATDVRTVGDASQPTSVSRTWMHQGRRPRGIASDRLAENPWEALKGATQLAETWEESSGRHLATIHTSHRVRRLLVGLDGREITWAFPARTDTIAYDNSTTWTPAPPGTRVPFVGGGDEYPVVARELVGADGTVSSDSAHPGWSAPVWLRSAGFYSIVARTTDEVDHAGHVLRQTAWGRVRGEYEETLPAEEIVQHSVPVLLDAERWIWRPRETWTSGHGSSERLGHTETLYERGSIDPTRTLTTVSLLRAYEFAGDTDGSESFVQTGEPVQTSFRYDAWGNVSLVCGGGALEVSQSNCLRFSYVAYDDAYAHVVVHERIYTGHDVTGFTGALDTRATIDRGLGVATSVRDPSDRVTEAGYDGLGRVSYLRSPDVRGCEGSTRPTVRLRYRMTADPATQPLSVVESVQETDCHAPLGTGAIESRNYVDGRGRARARLLRTDAPHAWVRAGLTTFTPQGQPARSWDESFLDEAEPSLDRVLTRNGDECETASGYDAFGRVRWSSPLCGTSAERTWISYGALAVNTCDPDDSDPSHAIAYRTCTTVRSDGHGRAIDTILRQRREPGGPIEYHRLWPKWRADGALLALERVETPTPGTLPWARTRVLPGHHVVRTFAVDSVGRRIASTDQDTDARRPGATESNRSWRYLYNRVGDLVAARDPRGCGQNFYYDRGGRLLGEDYVSCGEAEPWRDASTETVPAGSIALGPISGARSVEVRTHYDGYPSWAVGALAPPSWAGNALGLATATSDRGARSVIVYDGRGLPTRTARQVAMIPAAPPAASTIPSALPVVTPTPSAPRPARVFDELHTYVAEAAFDHAGRPRSSALPEDPDFAEGTPPAIGGRIEYDRRGLPRSVHLAIDGAERAILASADYDAAGRMLRAVWGDDVGGTRTPTVSSTDYDRRRRPRHVSVVRAPTASPSSERALSEVTIVHDQTFDWDAADNLLRVTDGRIAREWPDGFRPQSVQLEHDALYRVTRASFFYANDTSADAVDVATDPRAAIQALESADPMRELPAPSVAGSLDTRVLELEWDYDFLGNSTRWDDDLHAFHERSLERITNGIDEAGDRPSAIRLATSISTGSHPYSGTTERGGWLEVDYGDSGNVLAVTVHGQCRDAGETALCTDTSGTLEARRAALRANCRCAVEQHYQYRHDELNQIVDARRYDRGGAGDWSSAAHLRYAFDGAGQRSVKEVRDALGEARYAIWPHAGDYERRGLVRGIGTYDATAGTETQYLVGGARIVWQPGDLDGWLDADHRISLAIPDLLGTTSAVIDLVTGELLEVNTYLPNGARETVRTTDRAPVPLEPMGFTGKEADEEVGLTYFGLRFLMPRLGRWATPDPLQIHAEGGGETLNNYHYVSGNLLQARDPIGLQDDPVADARDDMLDEIGGWEANPDGLTEFEQDILWARLGSDVEREGDPQGISLPVGHDYPTVGRKLSTRQLRGAQAVQYTVDGWEEPLWGWSTQDDGALLLWSRDGELLHAVDSGTTDSMEVGFVASLFNPVDLVTGAVVAKLVGKAAARATANAAARGLTRGPATHQYVNRWLSRPLANGGRVYMSRGPVTGWGLERLMARTLQPGERAIVLTGAHGDELGRLSDDVGFLLEDIAAVGRNGHAPHIEIHDITRMSRLELQTTFQSGCNVYAAWCHSAASRMLGSHGVTP; from the coding sequence GTGATCGGATCGTCGCGATACCGCGTGCTCGCCGTGCTGATCGCCACGACGGGCCTCGTCCCGCCGCTCGCGCACGCGCAGGAGGGGCGCGCCCTCGACGTGGAAGCGCTGGAGGTCGAGCTCGAGGACCAGAGCCTCGTGCCCGAGGAGGTCCGCGACGACGTCCGCGACGAGCTGCGCGATCGAGCCGTCGTCCCCGAGACCGAGCCCACCGAGATCGAGCCCACGTCGCTGCCCACCGGCGGCGACCGCAGCGCGGTGTCGTCGTCGCGCATCGCGCTGCCCGACGGCGAAGGATCGATCGAAGGGCTCGGAGAGTCCTTCTCGGCGTCGCTCTCGAGCGGTGCCCTCTCGTTCTCGCTGCCGATCGCGCTGCCCGCGGGCCGCAACGGAGTGACTCCCACGCTCGCGCTCGGATATTCGTCGGGCGGCGGCAGTGGAGAGCTCGGATACGGATGGGGCCTGTCGGTCGCGGCGATCGCGCGTCAATCGGATCGCGGACTGCCACGCTACGACGATCGGCCGCGCTGGCATCCGCAGGAAGACCATTTCGTCTACGCGGGGTCGAGCGAGCTGGTCCCGGTCGACTCCGATGCTGCGGCGCGTCTCGATGGCGGGCGCATTCCCGCGGAGCTCGCGGGCTGGCAGCAATATCGCGCCCAGGTCGAGGGCGGATTCATGCGCTTCTTCCGGGCCCCCGACGCGACGCGCTGGGTGGTCCAGGCGCCCGACGGCACGCGTCACGATCTCGGTCTGCTGCCCTCGGGGGAAGGGCCGAGCGAGATCGTCCAGGCCTCGCAGCACGCGCTCCTGCGCGGTCCGAGCTCGGGCGCGATCGCCTCGTGGGCGCTGACGCGCACCACCGATCCCCACGGCTCGACGATCTATTACGAGTACGAGACCCATGGTGGCAATCGCTACCTGAGCTCCGTCTACTACGTCTCTCCCGCGAGCTGCGCAGGTGCCGGCAGCGATGCAGTCACGCGCCGGCGCTGCGCTGCATCGCTGTCCGACTATGGCGCTCGCGTGCGGCTGGTCTACGAGCCGCGCTCCGACGTCACGGTCTCGTATCGCAACGGCTGGCGCATCGAGGCGGCGCGACGCCTCCGCCGGGTCGAGGTCACCGCGGCGCGCATCGGCGTGGGCACGCGCAGCATGGTGCGGCGGATCCATCTCGGATACGACTCGCGCTCCTATCACTCGCTCCTCACCTCGGTGACGATCGAAGGACGACCGGAGTCGACCCACTCGACCTACGGAGTCCAGATCGGCAATCCCGACGTGCCCGAGTCGGCGCTCGGTGACGCGATCATCGGCGCGACGCTGCCGCCGGTCCGACTGCGCTACACCGGCGATCAGGCGCTGGTCGACGGATTCCCGCGGCTCGACGGCACTGCGCGAAGGGGCGCCTCGAGCCCGGCGCACGGCGTCGGCGATCTCCGCTCCGATCTGTTCGACGTCAACAGCGACGGATTGCCGGATCTGATCGTCACCGAGCCCGGCCGATTCCGCACGTCCGACGGCCAGCCCGCGGTGGGCGTCTATTTCAACGGCTTCGCCGGGAGCGCCGCCCGACCCGCGTCCGCCGGCACGTTCTCCGCGCCGGTTCCCGTCGCTGCGCCCGCCGGTCTCGCCGGGGTGATGCAGCTCTCGAATCCGAACGTCGTCCCGATGGACGTCGACGGAGACGGGCGGAGCGATCTGCTGCACATGCCGCGCGCCCGATCGTACGGGTACTTCGCGCCGGTGCGCGCGCCGGGTGAGGCGGCGTCTCCCGCCCAGCAGCAGTGGCGGTTCGCGCACCTCCCCGTCGATCTGCCCGAGGGCGTGCTCGACGCGCGCATCGATCTCGGCCGCGACGGCGATCGCATCCGCACGATGGACGTCAATGCCGACGGCCTGATCGACGTCGTGCGCACCAGCGGCGACGCGATCCAGACGTGGCTGAACCTCGGCTTCGTGCCGGGCGGAGAGGGCCTGTTCGGGACTGCCACCCACGACGGGGCGGACTGGCACCTTTCCTCCGATCCGGTGGAGTCGTGCCTGCCGGTCGCGGGAGGACCGATCTCGTTCGACGACCCCGAGGTGCGCCTGGCCGACATGAACGGCGACGGGCTCGACGATCTCGTGCGCCTCTCGCCGGGCGCGGTCGTCTGGTTCGCGAACCGCGGCTGGGGCCGCTTCGGCGAGGGGGAAGGCGACTGCGCACCGGGCCCCTCGGGCGCCCGCTACGTCGAGATGCGCGCGCCGCGCGACCTCGGCGCGGAGCTCGACGCGACGTACCTCGCCGACGTCGACGGAGACGGGATGAGCGATCTCGCTCGCGTCGGCACGGGCGCGATCGACGTCTGGTTCAACCGGGGCGGCCGCGCGTTCTCGGCGCGCGGGAGCATCGAAGGGCTGCGCTGGGATCGTGATCTCGATCGCGCGGTGCGATTCGTCGACGTCGACGGGACCGGCACGGTCGACGTGCTCTTCGCGCGAGCGCGGGCGTGGGAGTGGGTCGATCCGATGGGCGGCGTCCGGCCGCGCCTGTTGCGCGAGGTCGACGGCGGCCTCGGCGCGCTGACGACGTTCGAGTACGGGACCACCGCGGAAGACTATCTGCGTGACCTCGCTGCGGCGGAGTCGTGCACCGGAGTCGGCTGCGAGCGATTCCTCTGGCAGGGCCGCGACGACGGCGAGTGCGACGCGCGGGCGACGAGCTCGGCCGGTACGTGCGTCGTGCGCTCGACGGGATCGCCCTCGGTCTCGACGGTCGTGCGCAGCACCACCAGCAGCGATCGCCTCGAGGTGCTCGGCGCGACGGCGCAGGTGAGCCGGCTCGAGTACGCCTATCACGATGCCTATTACGAAGGCGTCGAGCTCGAGATGCGCGGATTCGGTGCCACCGACGTGCGCACCGTCGGAGACGCGTCGCAGCCCACGTCGGTCTCCCGCACCTGGATGCACCAAGGGCGTCGCCCGCGCGGCATCGCCAGCGATCGGCTCGCGGAGAACCCGTGGGAGGCGCTCAAGGGCGCGACCCAACTCGCCGAGACCTGGGAGGAGTCGAGCGGTCGACATCTCGCCACGATCCACACCAGCCATCGAGTCCGCCGCCTGCTGGTCGGTCTCGATGGTCGCGAGATCACCTGGGCGTTCCCTGCGCGCACCGACACGATCGCCTACGACAACAGCACGACGTGGACGCCGGCACCGCCGGGCACGCGCGTGCCTTTCGTCGGCGGGGGCGACGAATATCCGGTGGTCGCGCGCGAGCTGGTCGGCGCCGATGGAACGGTGTCGAGCGACTCCGCGCATCCGGGCTGGAGCGCGCCGGTGTGGCTCCGCAGCGCGGGCTTCTACTCGATCGTCGCGCGCACGACCGACGAGGTCGACCACGCCGGTCACGTGCTCCGCCAGACCGCGTGGGGACGCGTCCGCGGCGAGTACGAAGAGACCCTGCCCGCCGAAGAGATCGTGCAGCACAGCGTGCCGGTGCTGCTCGACGCGGAGCGCTGGATCTGGCGCCCCCGCGAGACCTGGACGAGCGGTCACGGATCGAGCGAGCGGCTCGGCCACACCGAGACGCTCTACGAGCGCGGCTCGATCGACCCGACTCGCACGCTCACCACGGTGAGCCTGCTGCGGGCCTACGAATTCGCGGGCGACACCGATGGATCGGAGTCGTTCGTGCAGACCGGCGAGCCGGTGCAGACGTCGTTCCGCTACGACGCCTGGGGCAACGTCTCGCTGGTCTGCGGAGGCGGTGCGCTCGAGGTCTCGCAGAGCAACTGTCTGCGCTTCTCGTACGTCGCCTACGACGACGCGTACGCGCACGTCGTCGTGCACGAGCGCATCTACACCGGGCACGACGTGACCGGGTTCACCGGGGCGCTCGACACCCGCGCCACGATCGATCGCGGGCTCGGCGTCGCGACGTCGGTGCGCGATCCCTCGGACCGCGTGACCGAGGCGGGTTACGACGGGCTGGGCCGAGTCAGCTACCTGCGCTCGCCCGACGTGCGCGGATGCGAGGGCAGCACGCGCCCGACGGTGCGGCTGCGATATCGCATGACGGCCGACCCGGCGACCCAGCCCCTCAGTGTGGTCGAGTCGGTCCAGGAAACGGACTGCCACGCTCCGCTCGGCACCGGTGCGATCGAGTCGCGCAATTACGTCGACGGACGCGGTCGCGCCCGCGCGAGGCTGCTGCGCACCGACGCCCCTCACGCCTGGGTGCGCGCGGGACTGACCACCTTCACCCCGCAGGGGCAGCCTGCGCGCAGCTGGGACGAGTCGTTCCTCGACGAGGCCGAGCCCTCGCTCGATCGCGTGCTGACGCGCAACGGCGACGAGTGCGAAACCGCGAGCGGATACGACGCGTTCGGGCGGGTGCGGTGGTCGAGCCCGCTCTGCGGGACGAGCGCCGAGCGCACCTGGATCTCGTACGGCGCGCTCGCGGTCAACACCTGCGATCCCGACGACAGCGATCCCTCGCACGCGATCGCCTATCGCACCTGCACGACGGTGCGCAGCGACGGGCACGGGCGCGCGATCGACACGATCCTCCGCCAGCGGCGCGAGCCGGGCGGCCCGATCGAGTACCACCGACTGTGGCCGAAGTGGCGCGCCGACGGCGCGCTGCTCGCGCTCGAGCGCGTCGAGACACCGACGCCGGGCACGCTGCCGTGGGCGCGCACGCGAGTCCTCCCGGGCCACCACGTGGTGCGCACGTTCGCGGTCGACTCCGTCGGTCGACGGATCGCCTCGACCGATCAGGACACCGACGCTCGTCGTCCTGGAGCGACGGAGTCGAATCGCTCGTGGCGATATCTCTACAATCGAGTCGGCGATCTCGTCGCGGCGCGTGATCCCCGCGGCTGCGGCCAGAACTTCTACTACGACCGCGGCGGTCGACTGCTCGGCGAGGACTACGTCTCGTGCGGCGAGGCCGAGCCGTGGCGCGACGCCAGCACCGAGACGGTGCCCGCGGGATCGATCGCGCTCGGTCCGATCTCGGGCGCGCGGAGCGTGGAAGTCCGGACTCACTACGACGGATATCCGTCGTGGGCCGTGGGCGCGCTCGCGCCGCCTTCGTGGGCCGGGAACGCGCTCGGGCTCGCGACCGCCACCAGCGATCGCGGTGCGCGCTCGGTGATCGTGTACGACGGGCGCGGGCTCCCGACGCGAACTGCGCGCCAGGTCGCGATGATCCCCGCGGCGCCGCCTGCCGCGAGCACGATCCCGTCGGCACTGCCCGTCGTGACGCCGACCCCGAGCGCTCCGCGCCCCGCGCGGGTCTTCGACGAGCTGCACACCTACGTCGCCGAGGCCGCGTTCGATCACGCCGGTCGTCCCCGCTCCAGCGCGCTGCCCGAAGATCCCGATTTCGCCGAGGGCACGCCTCCCGCGATCGGCGGACGCATCGAGTACGACCGGCGCGGACTGCCGCGCTCGGTGCACCTCGCGATCGACGGAGCCGAGCGCGCGATCCTCGCGAGCGCCGACTACGACGCAGCGGGTCGAATGCTCCGCGCGGTCTGGGGCGACGACGTCGGAGGCACGCGCACGCCGACGGTGTCGAGCACCGACTACGATCGTCGCCGTCGCCCTCGTCACGTCTCGGTGGTCCGCGCGCCGACTGCTTCTCCGAGCAGCGAGCGCGCGCTGAGCGAGGTCACGATCGTCCACGACCAGACGTTCGACTGGGACGCGGCGGACAACCTGCTGCGCGTCACCGATGGTCGCATCGCGCGCGAGTGGCCCGACGGGTTCCGCCCCCAGAGCGTCCAGCTCGAGCACGACGCGCTCTATCGCGTCACCCGCGCCTCGTTCTTTTACGCGAACGACACCAGCGCCGACGCGGTCGACGTCGCGACCGACCCTCGCGCGGCGATCCAGGCGCTCGAGAGCGCCGACCCGATGCGCGAGCTCCCCGCGCCCAGCGTCGCGGGATCGCTCGACACCCGCGTGCTCGAGCTCGAGTGGGACTACGACTTCCTCGGCAACTCGACGCGCTGGGACGACGATCTCCACGCGTTCCACGAGCGCTCGCTCGAGCGCATCACCAACGGCATCGACGAGGCGGGCGATCGCCCGAGCGCGATCCGGCTCGCGACGAGCATCAGCACGGGCTCGCATCCGTACAGCGGCACGACCGAGCGCGGCGGCTGGCTCGAGGTCGACTACGGTGACTCGGGGAACGTCCTCGCGGTCACGGTGCACGGTCAGTGTCGCGACGCGGGCGAGACCGCGCTCTGCACCGACACCAGCGGCACGCTCGAGGCGCGTCGCGCCGCGTTGCGCGCCAATTGCCGGTGCGCCGTCGAGCAGCACTATCAGTATCGGCACGACGAGCTGAATCAGATCGTCGACGCGCGCCGCTACGATCGCGGCGGTGCCGGCGACTGGTCGTCCGCCGCGCATCTCCGGTACGCGTTCGACGGCGCGGGCCAGCGCTCGGTGAAAGAAGTCCGCGACGCGCTCGGCGAGGCCCGATATGCGATCTGGCCGCACGCGGGCGACTACGAGCGTCGCGGTCTGGTGCGCGGCATCGGGACGTACGACGCAACCGCCGGCACCGAGACTCAATACCTGGTCGGCGGCGCGCGCATCGTCTGGCAGCCGGGCGACCTCGACGGCTGGCTCGACGCCGATCACCGCATCTCGCTCGCGATCCCCGATCTGCTCGGCACCACCAGCGCGGTGATCGATCTCGTCACCGGCGAGCTCCTCGAGGTGAATACGTACCTGCCCAACGGTGCTCGCGAGACCGTGCGGACGACCGACCGTGCGCCCGTGCCGCTCGAGCCGATGGGGTTCACCGGAAAAGAAGCGGACGAAGAGGTCGGACTGACCTACTTCGGACTGCGCTTCCTGATGCCCCGACTGGGCCGCTGGGCGACTCCGGATCCGCTGCAGATCCATGCAGAAGGCGGCGGAGAGACGCTCAACAACTACCACTACGTCAGCGGGAATCTGCTCCAGGCGCGCGATCCGATCGGTCTGCAGGACGACCCCGTCGCCGACGCGCGCGACGACATGCTCGACGAGATCGGCGGTTGGGAGGCGAACCCCGACGGTCTCACGGAGTTCGAGCAGGACATCCTCTGGGCCCGGCTGGGCAGCGACGTCGAGCGAGAGGGCGACCCTCAGGGGATCAGCCTCCCCGTCGGTCACGACTACCCGACGGTGGGTCGCAAGCTCTCGACGCGTCAGCTCCGCGGCGCGCAAGCGGTTCAGTACACGGTCGACGGCTGGGAGGAGCCCCTCTGGGGCTGGTCGACGCAGGACGACGGAGCCCTTCTCCTGTGGAGCCGCGACGGCGAGCTCCTGCACGCCGTCGACAGCGGCACCACCGATTCGATGGAGGTCGGCTTCGTCGCGAGCCTCTTCAACCCCGTCGATCTCGTGACGGGCGCAGTCGTCGCGAAGCTGGTCGGGAAAGCCGCCGCGCGCGCCACCGCCAACGCCGCCGCACGCGGGCTGACGCGCGGGCCCGCGACCCACCAGTACGTCAATCGCTGGTTGAGCCGTCCGCTCGCGAATGGCGGCCGGGTCTACATGTCGCGCGGCCCGGTGACGGGATGGGGATTGGAGCGCCTGATGGCCCGCACCCTCCAGCCCGGCGAGCGCGCCATCGTCCTCACCGGCGCCCACGGCGACGAGCTCGGCCGACTGAGCGACGATGTCGGTTTCCTGCTCGAGGACATCGCCGCGGTCGGTCGCAACGGCCACGCGCCGCACATCGAGATCCACGACATCACGCGGATGTCGCGCCTCGAGCTCCAGACGACCTTCCAGTCGGGATGCAACGTGTACGCGGCGTGGTGTCACAGCGCCGCGTCTCGGATGCTCGGCAGTCACGGCGTGACGCCATGA